A window of the Dunckerocampus dactyliophorus isolate RoL2022-P2 chromosome 19, RoL_Ddac_1.1, whole genome shotgun sequence genome harbors these coding sequences:
- the mtmr9 gene encoding myotubularin-related protein 9 isoform X1, whose product MEFAELIKTPRVDGVVLHRPFMPTVEGTLCLTGHHLILSSRQDNTEELWLLHANIDSIEKKFVGSLGRIIVKCKDLRVIQLDIPGMEECLNIVSSTEALSTLDSVSLMYPFFYRPMFEVIDDGWNCFRPQDAFKDLESMTDEWRLSEVNKDFGVCPSYPPLVAVPKCIDDDALRKVATFRHAGRFPVLSYYHKKNGMVMMRAAQPLTGTNGRRCKEDEKLINATLRPGKRGYIIDTRAINVAQQAKAKGGGFESEANYPQWRRIHKAIERSNVLQESLIKLVEACNDQSHNMDRWLSKLEASNWLAHVKEILTTACLAAQCIDREGASVLVHGTEGTDSTLQVTSLAQIILDPVCRTIRGFQGLVEREWLQAGHPFQQRCAQSAYSSGKPRQEAPVFLLFLDCVWQILRQFPCSFEFSEGFLALLFEHAYASQFGTFLGNSAAERSKLSVPEKTVSLWSWVNRPQELERLTNPLYEANGLVIWPSVAPQSLLLWEVLSLMTGVFLRWNRSSKCLDEAYEEMVHIIEYNKELQSRVNLLCRQLAQLETEDPLLQTP is encoded by the exons ATGGAGTTTGCGGAGCTGATCAAGACGCCCAGGGTGGACGGGGTGGTCCTCCATCGGCCTTTTATGCCCACCGTGGAGGGAACTTTATGTTTGACGGGACATCACCTCATTCTGTCCTCCAGGCAGGATAATACAGAGGAGCTGTGGTTGCTTCATGCCAATATAGACTCTATAGAGAAAAA ATTTGTTGGCTCCCTTGGCAGGATCATAGTCAAATGCAAAGACCTGAGAGTGATCCAGCTGGACATTCCCGGTATGGAGGAGTGTCTCAACATTGTCAGCTCCACCGAG GCTCTGTCCACGCTGGATTCTGTCTCCCTCATGTACCCTTTCTTCTACCGGCCCATGTTTGAAGTCATAGACGATGGATGGAATTGTTTCAGACCTCAAGATGCCTTTAAAGATCTAGAGTCTATG ACGGATGAATGGAGGCTGAGTGAAGTCAACAAGGACTTCGGCGTGTGCCCGTCCTACCCTCCCCTTGTTGCTGTGCCCAAATGTATCGACGACGACGCCCTGAGGAAAGTAGCAACCTTCCGTCACGCCGGCCGCTTCCCCGTGCTCAGCTATTACCACAAGAAGAACGGAATG GTGATGATGCGAGCAGCTCAGCCTCTGACGGGCACCAACGGGCGGCGGTGCAAGGAAGACGAGAAGCTCATCAATGCCACCCTGAGGCCGGGCAAACGCGGCTACATTATAGATACGCGTGCCATCAACGTGGCCCAGCAGGCCAAAGCTAAAGGGGGAGGCTTTGAGTCTGAGGCAAATTACCCCCAGTGGAGGAGGATCCACAAGGCCATTGAAAG GTCCAACGTGCTGCAAGAGAGCCTCATCAAGCTGGTGGAGGCATGCAACGACCAATCCCACAACATGGACCGCTGGCTCAGCAAGTTGGAGGCGTCCAACTGGCTGGCTCATGTCAAGGAGATCCTAACCACGGCCTGCCTGGCGGCCCAGTGCATCGATAG GGAGGGAGCTTCAGTGCTTGTCCACGGTACAGAAGGCACAGACTCCACCCTGCAGGTCACCTCCTTGGCTCAGATCATTCTGGACCCAGTCTGCAGGACCATCAGAGGCTTCCAGGGCTTGGTGGAGCGAGAGTGGCTCCAG GCGGGTCACCCCTTCCAGCAGCGCTGTGCCCAGTCGGCCTACTCGAGCGGCAAACCTCGCCAGGAGGCTCCCGTCTTCCTGCTCTTCTTGGACTGCGTGTGGCAGATCCTCCGGCAGTTCCCGTGCTCCTTTGAGTTCAGCGAGGGTTTCCTGGCACTGCTTTTTGAGCACGCCTACGCGTCGCAGTTCGGCACTTTTCTGGGCAACAGCGCCGCAGAGAG GTCGAAACTGTCCGTGCCTGAGAAGACCGTCTCCCTGTGGTCTTGGGTGAACCGTCCCCAGGAGCTGGAGCGCCTGACCAACCCGCTCTACGAGGCCAACGGCCTCGTCATCTGGCCCTCGGTGGCCCCTCAGAGCCTGCTGCTGTGGGAAG TGTTGTCTTTAATGACAGGAGTCTTCCTCCGCTGGAACCGCTCGTCCAAGTGTTTGGACGAGGCCTACGAGGAGATGGTGCACATCATCGAGTACAACAAGGAGCTGCAGAGTCGAGTCAACCTCCTGTGCAGGCAGCTGGCCCAGCTGGAAACCGAGGATCCTCTGCTGCAAACGCCCTAG
- the mtmr9 gene encoding myotubularin-related protein 9 isoform X2 — MEFAELIKTPRVDGVVLHRPFMPTVEGTLCLTGHHLILSSRQDNTEELWLLHANIDSIEKKFVGSLGRIIVKCKDLRVIQLDIPGMEECLNIVSSTEALSTLDSVSLMYPFFYRPMFEVIDDGWNCFRPQDAFKDLESMTDEWRLSEVNKDFGVCPSYPPLVAVPKCIDDDALRKVATFRHAGRFPVLSYYHKKNGMVMMRAAQPLTGTNGRRCKEDEKLINATLRPGKRGYIIDTRAINVAQQAKAKGGGFESEANYPQWRRIHKAIERSNVLQESLIKLVEACNDQSHNMDRWLSKLEASNWLAHVKEILTTACLAAQCIDREGASVLVHGTEGTDSTLQVTSLAQIILDPVCRTIRGFQGLVEREWLQAGHPFQQRCAQSAYSSGKPRQEAPVFLLFLDCVWQILRQFPCSFEFSEGFLALLFEHAYASQFGTFLGNSAAERSKLSVPEKTVSLWSWVNRPQELERLTNPLYEANGLVIWPSVAPQSLLLWEGVFLRWNRSSKCLDEAYEEMVHIIEYNKELQSRVNLLCRQLAQLETEDPLLQTP; from the exons ATGGAGTTTGCGGAGCTGATCAAGACGCCCAGGGTGGACGGGGTGGTCCTCCATCGGCCTTTTATGCCCACCGTGGAGGGAACTTTATGTTTGACGGGACATCACCTCATTCTGTCCTCCAGGCAGGATAATACAGAGGAGCTGTGGTTGCTTCATGCCAATATAGACTCTATAGAGAAAAA ATTTGTTGGCTCCCTTGGCAGGATCATAGTCAAATGCAAAGACCTGAGAGTGATCCAGCTGGACATTCCCGGTATGGAGGAGTGTCTCAACATTGTCAGCTCCACCGAG GCTCTGTCCACGCTGGATTCTGTCTCCCTCATGTACCCTTTCTTCTACCGGCCCATGTTTGAAGTCATAGACGATGGATGGAATTGTTTCAGACCTCAAGATGCCTTTAAAGATCTAGAGTCTATG ACGGATGAATGGAGGCTGAGTGAAGTCAACAAGGACTTCGGCGTGTGCCCGTCCTACCCTCCCCTTGTTGCTGTGCCCAAATGTATCGACGACGACGCCCTGAGGAAAGTAGCAACCTTCCGTCACGCCGGCCGCTTCCCCGTGCTCAGCTATTACCACAAGAAGAACGGAATG GTGATGATGCGAGCAGCTCAGCCTCTGACGGGCACCAACGGGCGGCGGTGCAAGGAAGACGAGAAGCTCATCAATGCCACCCTGAGGCCGGGCAAACGCGGCTACATTATAGATACGCGTGCCATCAACGTGGCCCAGCAGGCCAAAGCTAAAGGGGGAGGCTTTGAGTCTGAGGCAAATTACCCCCAGTGGAGGAGGATCCACAAGGCCATTGAAAG GTCCAACGTGCTGCAAGAGAGCCTCATCAAGCTGGTGGAGGCATGCAACGACCAATCCCACAACATGGACCGCTGGCTCAGCAAGTTGGAGGCGTCCAACTGGCTGGCTCATGTCAAGGAGATCCTAACCACGGCCTGCCTGGCGGCCCAGTGCATCGATAG GGAGGGAGCTTCAGTGCTTGTCCACGGTACAGAAGGCACAGACTCCACCCTGCAGGTCACCTCCTTGGCTCAGATCATTCTGGACCCAGTCTGCAGGACCATCAGAGGCTTCCAGGGCTTGGTGGAGCGAGAGTGGCTCCAG GCGGGTCACCCCTTCCAGCAGCGCTGTGCCCAGTCGGCCTACTCGAGCGGCAAACCTCGCCAGGAGGCTCCCGTCTTCCTGCTCTTCTTGGACTGCGTGTGGCAGATCCTCCGGCAGTTCCCGTGCTCCTTTGAGTTCAGCGAGGGTTTCCTGGCACTGCTTTTTGAGCACGCCTACGCGTCGCAGTTCGGCACTTTTCTGGGCAACAGCGCCGCAGAGAG GTCGAAACTGTCCGTGCCTGAGAAGACCGTCTCCCTGTGGTCTTGGGTGAACCGTCCCCAGGAGCTGGAGCGCCTGACCAACCCGCTCTACGAGGCCAACGGCCTCGTCATCTGGCCCTCGGTGGCCCCTCAGAGCCTGCTGCTGTGGGAAG GAGTCTTCCTCCGCTGGAACCGCTCGTCCAAGTGTTTGGACGAGGCCTACGAGGAGATGGTGCACATCATCGAGTACAACAAGGAGCTGCAGAGTCGAGTCAACCTCCTGTGCAGGCAGCTGGCCCAGCTGGAAACCGAGGATCCTCTGCTGCAAACGCCCTAG
- the tdh gene encoding L-threonine dehydrogenase produces the protein MPIIRTLSKVAKQAVLSSPVCSCQPLAVAVRNISFSPRQVTSDASFHSVSFSETDHPKVLITGGLGQLGVGLAKLLRKRFGKNNVILSDIRKPSSNVFHSGPFIYSDILDYKNLREIVVNNRITWLVHYSALLSAVGEANVALARSVNITGLHNILDIAAEHGLRLFVPSTIGAFGPTSPRNPTPDLCVQRPRTIYGVSKVHAELMGEYYHHRYGLDFRCLRYPGIISADSMPGGGTTDYAVQIFHDAIKTGKFECFLKPDTRLPMMYIDDCLRATLEVMEAPADMLSMRTYNINAMSFTPEELVQELRKHVPELEVTYNVDPVRQAIADSWPMNFDDSNAKRDWAWKHDYDLPELVQTMLNYLSAEMRMARAN, from the exons ATGCCCATCATCAGAACCCTCAGCAAGGTGGCCAAGCAGGCCGTGCTCAGCAGCCCGGTGTGCAGCTGCCAGCCCTTGGCGGTGGCCGTGCGCAACATCAGCTTCTCCCCTCGCCAGGTGACGTCCGACGCCAGCTTCCACTCTGTGTCCTTCTCTGAGACGGACCACCCCAAGGTGCTCATCACAG GTGGCCTTGGACAGCTCGGCGTGGGGCTGGCCAAACTCTTACG GAAGCGATTTGGAAAGAACAACGTGATTCTGTCCGATATCAGGAAGCCATCGAGCAATGTTTTCCACAGCG GCCCATTCATCTACTCTGACATCCTGGACTACAAGAACCTGCGTGAAATCGTGGTGAACAACCGCATCACCTGGCTGGTCCACTACAGCGCCCTCCTCAGCGCCGTGGGCGAGGCAAACGTGGCGCTGGCAAGATCCGTGAACATCACCG GGCTTCATAACATCCTGGACATTGCCGCCGAGCACGGCCTGCGTCTCTTCGTCCCCAGCACCATCGGCGCCTTCGGCCCCACTTCTCCTCGTAACCCCACGCCAGATCTTTGCGTGCAGAGGCCTCGCACCATCTACGGCGTCTCCAAAGTCCATGCTGAGCTCATGGGCGAG TACTACCATCACCGATACGGCCTAGACTTCCGCTGTCTTCGCTACCCGGGAATCATCTCCGCTGACTCCATGCCTGGTGGCGGCACAACAG ACTATGCCGTCCAGATTTTCCACGATGCCATCAAGACGGGGAAGTTCGAGTGCTTCCTGAAGCCCGACACGCGTCTGCCCATGATGTACATCGACGACTGCCTGCGCGCCACGCTGGAGGTGATGGAGGCGCCCGCCGACATGCTGAGCATGAGGACGTACAACATCAACGCCATGAGCTTCACCCCCGAGGAGCTGGTGCAGGAGCTCCGCAAGCACGTGCCCGAGCTGGAGGTCACGTACAATGTGGACCCCGTCCGACAGGCCATCG CCGACTCCTGGCCGATGAACTTCGACGACTCCAACGCCAAGAGAGACTGGGCCTGGAAGCACGACTACGACCTGCCCGAGCTCGTCCAGACGATGCTCAACTACCTGAGCGCTGAAATGCGCATGGCCCGCGCCAACTGA